In Quadrisphaera sp. DSM 44207, one DNA window encodes the following:
- a CDS encoding sulfurtransferase — MSEQPPGGAPGARLPDPPDLPDLSDLLDPPQPPGPSGAPSGPRCGPDGVPPLVDAAWLAEHHDEVVLLQVDDDSASYYDVHLPGALPVATYDDLYEQVRRGPITREHFEELMQSRGVTTDDHVVLYSATAHEDRDHSTFAYWLMRLYRHPRVSVLDGGMLAWVRAGHPLQTRVPTARRVGRYTSPGRDPWAAVGRDELLARYVGSRDGTLLIDCRTPEEYRGRAHHRLDVAVERHRVSGRIPGARSLPSALLLRDTRFRSREELHQLFASRGVSATTDVALYCRTPERSATLWFALAGLLEHPRVRHYVGGWAEYGALLDVPVTRD; from the coding sequence ATGAGTGAGCAACCCCCGGGCGGCGCGCCCGGGGCCCGCCTGCCGGACCCGCCCGACCTGCCGGACCTGTCGGACCTGCTGGACCCGCCGCAGCCGCCGGGGCCCTCGGGCGCGCCGTCCGGCCCGCGCTGCGGGCCCGACGGGGTGCCCCCGCTGGTGGACGCCGCGTGGCTGGCCGAGCACCACGACGAGGTGGTGCTGCTGCAGGTCGACGACGACTCGGCGTCCTACTACGACGTGCACCTGCCCGGCGCCCTGCCGGTGGCCACCTACGACGACCTGTACGAGCAGGTGCGGCGCGGTCCCATCACGCGCGAGCACTTCGAGGAGCTCATGCAGAGCCGGGGCGTCACGACGGACGACCACGTCGTCCTCTACTCGGCCACGGCCCACGAGGACCGCGACCACTCCACGTTCGCCTACTGGCTCATGCGCCTGTACCGCCACCCGCGCGTCAGCGTCCTGGACGGCGGCATGCTGGCGTGGGTGCGCGCCGGCCACCCGCTGCAGACGCGCGTGCCCACCGCCCGCCGCGTCGGCCGCTACACCAGCCCCGGCCGCGACCCGTGGGCGGCGGTGGGCCGCGACGAGCTGCTCGCCCGCTACGTCGGCTCCCGCGACGGCACCCTGCTCATCGACTGCCGCACCCCGGAGGAGTACCGCGGGCGCGCCCACCACCGCCTCGACGTCGCCGTCGAGCGGCACCGGGTCAGCGGCCGGATCCCCGGCGCCCGCAGCCTGCCGTCCGCGCTCCTGCTGCGCGACACCCGCTTCCGCAGCCGCGAGGAGCTGCACCAGCTCTTCGCCTCCCGCGGCGTCTCCGCCACGACGGACGTCGCGCTGTACTGCCGCACGCCCGAGCGCAGCGCGACGCTGTGGTTCGCCCTGGCCGGGCTGCTGGAGCACCCCCGCGTGCGCCACTACGTCGGCGGCTGGGCGGAGTACGGCGCCCTCCTCGACGTCCCCGTCACCCGCGACTGA
- a CDS encoding response regulator transcription factor, with translation MEVPEERSSSPSRRVVLAGLPELYGHGLQEALSAAGVGPVLLLDGQDMAGALPDALADALPVDGAALVVVPDERAEPVLALASRDGGALAVVEVTEEESLETFVTAVRRGAVGVLHTGADLDLAVETVRSAAAGRIVLPEHVARALCEPSPLAAAPQLEPRELGWLRQLGRGVTVAVLAQYAAYSEREMYRLLSKTYARLGAASRTDALLRAERWGLLDE, from the coding sequence GTGGAGGTCCCCGAGGAGCGGTCCTCCTCACCGTCGCGGCGCGTCGTGCTGGCCGGGCTGCCCGAGCTGTACGGCCACGGCCTGCAGGAGGCCCTGAGCGCCGCCGGCGTCGGCCCCGTGCTCCTCCTGGACGGCCAGGACATGGCCGGCGCCCTGCCCGACGCCCTCGCCGACGCCCTGCCCGTGGACGGCGCCGCGCTCGTCGTCGTCCCGGACGAGCGCGCCGAGCCCGTCCTGGCCCTCGCCTCCCGGGACGGCGGCGCGCTCGCCGTCGTGGAGGTCACCGAGGAGGAGTCGCTGGAGACGTTCGTCACCGCGGTGCGCCGCGGCGCCGTGGGCGTGCTGCACACCGGCGCCGACCTCGACCTCGCGGTGGAGACCGTGCGCTCGGCCGCCGCGGGGCGCATCGTCCTGCCCGAGCACGTGGCCCGCGCCCTGTGCGAGCCGTCGCCGCTGGCCGCGGCCCCCCAGCTCGAGCCGCGCGAGCTGGGCTGGCTGCGCCAGCTGGGCCGGGGCGTCACCGTCGCGGTCCTCGCGCAGTACGCGGCGTACTCCGAGCGCGAGATGTACCGCCTGCTGTCCAAGACCTACGCCCGCCTCGGCGCCGCCAGCCGCACCGACGCCCTGCTGCGCGCGGAGCGGTGGGGCCTGCTCGATGAGTGA
- a CDS encoding LuxR C-terminal-related transcriptional regulator: MAPVYGHGLCSALAHSGMRSALVPDLEELEAAAGDGATCLLVVPQELGTRALAALDGRRRRVELVLLLRDDRPSSYLTGLRAGARSFVHPRARLPEVVAVLRGAARGLTLLPPAVVRSLCRPLHTQPAPQLSERERSWLRQIAAGVTVAELAQRSSYSEREMYRLLGSVYRRLGAKNRTEALFTAQRSGLLADPR, translated from the coding sequence GTGGCCCCGGTCTACGGCCACGGGCTGTGCTCGGCGCTGGCGCACAGCGGCATGCGCAGCGCCCTGGTTCCCGACCTGGAGGAGCTCGAGGCCGCCGCCGGCGACGGCGCGACGTGCCTGCTCGTCGTCCCCCAGGAGCTCGGGACCCGGGCGCTGGCGGCCCTCGACGGCCGGCGGCGCCGCGTCGAGCTGGTGCTGCTGCTGCGCGACGACCGGCCGAGCAGCTACCTGACGGGCCTGCGGGCGGGGGCCCGCAGCTTCGTGCACCCGAGGGCGCGCCTGCCCGAGGTCGTCGCCGTCCTGCGCGGCGCCGCCCGCGGGCTGACGCTGCTGCCGCCGGCCGTGGTGCGCTCCCTGTGCCGGCCGCTGCACACCCAGCCGGCCCCGCAGCTGTCCGAGCGCGAGCGCTCCTGGCTGCGCCAGATCGCCGCCGGCGTGACCGTCGCCGAGCTCGCCCAGCGCTCCTCCTACTCGGAGCGGGAGATGTACCGCCTCCTGGGCAGCGTCTACCGGCGCCTCGGCGCCAAGAACCGCACCGAGGCGCTGTTCACGGCCCAGCGCTCGGGCCTGCTCGCCGACCCCCGCTGA
- a CDS encoding glycosyltransferase — MTEFSLLLPVYAGDRAAFLERAFTSAVREQTRRPAEVVVVRDGPVPAELADRLADLVAASPVPVTVLPLVRNRGLALALEAGLAACRHDVVARMDADDVSAPHRFAVQLPVVEAGADVVGSALVEFAHDETEVLAVRTPPLTHEAIAARARFHSPFNHPTVVYRRSAVARAGGYRELPLLEDYWLFARMIASGARTANVAEPLVRYRVGAGSYARRGGLRLLRSEVALQRHLHEEGFTTGAQFVRNLVVRGGYRAVPVGLRRLAYRAVFTRGPRPRP; from the coding sequence GTGACGGAGTTCTCCCTGCTGCTGCCCGTGTACGCGGGAGATCGCGCGGCCTTCCTGGAGCGGGCCTTCACCTCCGCCGTCCGGGAGCAGACCCGGCGCCCCGCCGAGGTCGTCGTCGTGCGCGACGGGCCGGTGCCCGCGGAGCTCGCCGACCGCCTCGCCGACCTCGTGGCCGCCTCCCCGGTGCCGGTGACCGTGCTGCCGCTGGTGCGCAACCGGGGCCTCGCGCTGGCGCTGGAGGCCGGCCTCGCGGCGTGCCGGCACGACGTCGTGGCGCGCATGGACGCCGACGACGTCAGCGCCCCGCACCGCTTCGCGGTGCAGCTGCCGGTGGTCGAGGCCGGCGCGGACGTCGTCGGGTCGGCGCTGGTGGAGTTCGCGCACGACGAGACCGAGGTGCTCGCCGTGCGCACCCCGCCGCTGACCCACGAGGCGATCGCGGCCCGCGCCCGCTTCCACAGCCCCTTCAACCACCCGACGGTGGTCTACCGGCGCTCCGCGGTCGCGCGCGCCGGCGGCTACCGCGAGCTGCCGCTGCTCGAGGACTACTGGCTGTTCGCCCGCATGATCGCCAGCGGGGCCCGCACGGCGAACGTCGCCGAGCCGCTCGTGCGCTACCGCGTCGGGGCCGGCTCGTACGCGCGCCGCGGCGGGCTGCGCCTGCTGCGCTCGGAGGTGGCGCTGCAGCGGCACCTGCACGAGGAGGGCTTCACGACCGGGGCGCAGTTCGTGCGCAACCTCGTGGTGCGCGGCGGCTACCGGGCGGTGCCGGTGGGCCTGCGCCGCCTGGCCTACCGGGCGGTGTTCACCCGCGGGCCGCGACCCCGCCCGTAG
- a CDS encoding glycosyltransferase — MGAACERVVAVVVAFDRRELLVRVLQALAAQTRPLDCVVVLDNASSDGSAEAARRAAADLAVPVDVVALPRNTGGAGGFAAGLARAITEHAADWVWLMDDDTVPTPTALEQLLAARDAHPGEVAVLASRVVWHDGREHPMNTPRRRPLARAAARAGAASAGAVPVRSASFVSLLVDAEAVRADGLPVADYFIWNDDFEFTTRLLRARTGLHCPASVVVHETRVFGGTDVDPGPRFYFEVRNKVWLFTRSGGLAPWEKALYGGSTLLRWARTLAGSSQPRVLLAGLRRGLADGLRRRPRPTSQVLEGLGAVSAAVVAVEAGAGR, encoded by the coding sequence ATGGGCGCGGCGTGCGAGCGGGTGGTGGCCGTGGTCGTCGCCTTCGACCGGCGCGAGCTGCTCGTGCGGGTCCTGCAGGCCCTCGCCGCGCAGACCCGCCCCCTCGACTGCGTCGTCGTCCTCGACAACGCCTCCTCCGACGGCTCCGCCGAGGCCGCGCGCCGGGCCGCGGCCGACCTCGCCGTGCCGGTCGACGTCGTCGCGCTGCCGCGCAACACCGGCGGCGCCGGCGGGTTCGCCGCCGGGCTGGCGCGCGCGATCACTGAGCACGCCGCCGACTGGGTGTGGCTGATGGACGACGACACCGTCCCCACCCCGACGGCGCTGGAGCAGCTGCTCGCCGCGCGCGACGCCCACCCCGGCGAGGTCGCCGTCCTGGCCAGCCGGGTGGTCTGGCACGACGGGCGCGAGCACCCGATGAACACCCCGCGCCGGCGCCCGCTGGCCCGCGCGGCGGCGAGGGCGGGCGCCGCGTCGGCCGGTGCCGTGCCCGTGCGCTCGGCGTCGTTCGTCTCCCTGCTCGTCGACGCCGAGGCCGTGCGCGCCGACGGCCTGCCGGTGGCCGACTACTTCATCTGGAACGACGACTTCGAGTTCACCACCCGGCTGCTGCGCGCCCGCACGGGCCTGCACTGCCCGGCCAGCGTCGTCGTCCACGAGACGCGGGTGTTCGGCGGCACCGACGTCGACCCCGGCCCCCGGTTCTACTTCGAGGTGCGCAACAAGGTCTGGCTCTTCACGCGCTCGGGGGGCCTGGCGCCGTGGGAGAAGGCGCTGTACGGCGGGTCGACGCTGCTGCGCTGGGCCCGCACCCTGGCCGGCTCCTCGCAGCCGCGGGTGCTGCTCGCCGGCCTGCGCCGCGGGCTGGCGGACGGCCTGCGCCGGCGCCCGCGCCCGACGTCGCAGGTGCTCGAGGGGCTCGGCGCCGTCAGCGCCGCCGTGGTCGCGGTCGAGGCGGGCGCCGGCCGGTGA